From the Huiozyma naganishii CBS 8797 chromosome 2, complete genome genome, one window contains:
- the FET4 gene encoding Fet4p, with amino-acid sequence MGRVGKFFGNPGKRPDLHHQAPLFSKGTDGDAASLCSVETAAVVGVPEKKDAADAVVDTTSLSDTSTAIELADVNLQRDGCIDVSIGFTGLHKTWFDKSLDWLVYWAGSQIVFIAMWAVLVCWVVVGAVYGAPFNWQVVMQDGQSIQCYVWDTLLMRQQLMSTHEQIMVCSQLRSRLASFKYFLLKDPQVGGSTLQHKGASADDEHSAGDLPIENWYDRVSSCASAVLGSVPAMVVYWIGIFVWIGCGALPQGGQKFADDWQMEINTAVAVSLLINSTFLQNIRARHDKFIAKCMLQIMDLDYNIDSCLRDHYPCERNRANKVITVHERKRTWGWKVIDWYADVIGTGIGVIIAIIAFGVWIGIGTPLHWDDNWWLIIGTYTGLVGFLDGFVIREVYYRIVQHEEENFAKLADEDLELFQQIGLECPEQYRETPKHKRTLNYRISSFVNRACSNQWSVLVSVLIIIALICIASGMKWSTTGQLIANTPTMIIEEFFLIVLLQAHNWADMQRRIELSSLLGRRRILLDYVSSRYTKN; translated from the coding sequence ATGGGCAGAGTTGGGAAGTTTTTTGGGAATCCAGGCAAGAGACCAGACCTGCACCACCAGGCACCCTTGTTCAGTAAAGGCACAGACGGCGATGCTGCGTCTCTTTGCTCTGTGGAGACAGCTGCTGTCGTCGGGGTGCCCGAGAAGAAGGATGCGGCAGATGCAGTGGTGGACACTACGTCGCTGAGCGACACGTCCACGGCGATTGAGTTGGCAGATGTCAATTTGCAGAGGGACGGGTGCATCGATGTCTCCATTGGGTTCACTGGGCTGCACAAGACGTGGTTCGACAAGTCGCTGGACTGGCTGGTCTACTGGGCTGGGTCTCAGATCGTGTTTATCGCCATGTGGGCGGTTTTGGTATGCTGGGTCGTTGTCGGGGCCGTGTACGGGGCACCCTTCAATTGGCAGGTGGTCATGCAGGACGGTCAGTCTATTCAGTGCTACGTGTGGGATACACTCCTCATGAGACAGCAACTGATGTCGACACACGAACAGATCATGGTGTGCTCGCAATTGAGGTCCAGACTCGcttccttcaagtacttcCTGCTGAAGGATCCGCAGGTCGGCGGGTCTACCCTACAGCACAAGGGGGCCTCCGCGGATGACGAACACAGCGCGGGGGACTTGCCCATCGAGAACTGGTACGACAGGGTGTCCTCGTGCGCCTCTGCTGTGCTCGGGTCCGTCCCAGCAATGGTCGTTTACTGGATCGGCATATTCGTGTGGATAGGTTGTGGGGCATTGCCCCAGGGTGGGCAAAAATTCGCAGATGACTGGCAGATGGAGATCAACACCGCAGTGGCCGTCTCTTTACTCATCAATTCCACCTTCTTACAGAATATCCGTGCTCGTCACGATAAATTCATCGCTAAGTGCATGTTACAAATCATGGACTTGGATTACAACATCGACTCGTGTTTGAGGGACCACTACCCCTGCGAACGCAACAGGGCGAATAAAGTGATCACGGTCCATGAGAGAAAGAGGACCTGGGGTTGGAAAGTCATCGACTGGTACGCGGACGTCATCGGCACAGGGATCGGGGTCATCATCGCCATCATCGCGTTCGGCGTGTGGATCGGCATAGGGACACCGCTCCATTGGGACGACAACTGGTGGCTCATCATCGGGACGTACACGGGGCTCGTCGGGTTCCTCGATGGGTTCGTCATCAGAGAGGTGTACTACCGTATCGTGCAAcacgaggaggagaactTCGCTAAATTGGCAGACGAGGATTTGGAGTTGTTCCAACAGATTGGGCTGGAGTGCCCGGAACAGTACCGAGAGACACCGAAGCACAAGAGAACGCTCAACTACAGGATCAGCAGTTTCGTCAACAGAGCCTGCTCCAACCAGTGGTCAGTGCTCGTCTCCGTGCTGATCATCATCGCACTGATCTGCATCGCATCAGGGATGAAGTGGAGCACAACGGGGCAACTGATCGCAAACACTCCCACCATGATCATCGAGGagttcttcctcatcgtGCTCCTGCAAGCGCACAACTGGGCAGACATGCAGCGCAGAATAGAACTTTCCTCGCTCTTGGGCAGAAGACGCATCTTACTAGACTACGTCTCATCCCGCTACACCAAGAActag
- the PET123 gene encoding mitochondrial 37S ribosomal protein mS26 PET123 (similar to Saccharomyces cerevisiae PET123 (YOR158W); ancestral locus Anc_5.505), with protein sequence MGKKAVQSGVLPPLRSILKHPTVKQTDVIAKIRERPVLGMRGTGYAPNVQQPLGSRREPRQVEVVDVERIIARSVPQRQDGALASAKAQLRIKYFSESLRQEEQRLVKCAEMIREKQEKMEQQRELELRELAREKLSDLTIPSLPHIISSEVPFMRDRTPEEKQLLAAKREYNRNYREYLTRQEKLEKLLKLYYASEEFIVTEQQLTSRLDKLIPIRRLVTNIEETRRAHLETQLADSLFGTIQQQKPGVPMVREYLDDSAKQFAAEMDAKLSK encoded by the coding sequence ATGGGGAAGAAGGCAGTGCAGTCAGGTGTGTTGCCTCCGCTTCGCTCGATCTTGAAACACCCAACGGTGAAACAGACGGATGTGATAGCGAAGATAAGGGAGAGACCCGTTTTGGGGATGAGGGGCACAGGGTACGCTCCCAACGTGCAGCAGCCGCTGGGGTCGAGGAGGGAGCCGCGCCAAGTGGAGGTCGTTGACGTGGAGAGGATTATCGCGAGGAGTGTCCCGCAGAGACAAGACGGTGCCCTTGCAAGTGCAAAGGCGCAATTGCGGATCAAGTATTTCTCAGAGTCCCTCAGACAGGAGGAGCAACGGTTGGTCAAGTGTGCGGAGATGATCCGTGAGAAACAGGAGAAGATGGAACAGCAACGGGAATTGGAGTTGAGGGAACTCGCTAGGGAGAAATTGTCGGACTTGACTATCCCAAGTCTCCCGCACATTATATCCTCAGAGGTGCCCTTCATGCGAGATAGAACTCCAGAGGAGAAACAGTTGCTTGCGGCGAAGAGAGAGTACAACAGAAACTACAGAGAGTATTTGACTCGCCAAGAAAAGCTCGAGaaactgttgaagttgtactACGCAAGCGAAGAGTTCATAGTCACAGAACAGCAACTGACGTCCCGGCTGGACAAACTCATCCCGATCAGAAGACTCGTCACAAACATAGAGGAGACTAGAAGGGCACACTTGGAGACTCAGCTCGCCGACTCCTTGTTCGGTACCATCCAACAGCAGAAACCGGGGGTCCCCATGGTCAGGGAGTACTTGGACGACTCTGCGAAACAGTTCGCTGCAGAGATGGACGCAAAATTGTCAAAGTAA
- the SME1 gene encoding mRNA splicing protein SME1 (similar to Saccharomyces cerevisiae SME1 (YOR159C); ancestral locus Anc_5.504): MKAAVPPINCIFNYLQNETSVTIWLFEQVSYRIRGKIRGFDEFMNVVVDEAEEVPLDKATGREIGEKSVTLGRILLKGDNITLITPREEQ, from the coding sequence ATGAAGGCCGCTGTCCCACCCATCAATTGTATATTTAACTACCTGCAGAACGAGACGTCAGTGACGATATGGCTATTTGAGCAAGTTTCGTATCGGATCCGCGGGAAGATCCGTGGGTTTGATGAGTTTATGAACGTTGTGGTCGATGAAGCGGAGGAGGTACCGCTGGATAAAGCCACTGGGAGGGAGATAGGGGAGAAGAGTGTCACACTGGGGAGAATACTGCTGAAGGGCGACAATATAACGTTGATTACGCCGCGGGAGGAGCAGTGA
- the MTR10 gene encoding mRNA transport regulator MTR10 (similar to Saccharomyces cerevisiae MTR10 (YOR160W); ancestral locus Anc_5.503) gives MFSVDTALNFVSSNAARDEKDKALQFLEQFQRSKDAWGQCYGLLENPAENAQLQVFAAQTVRNKVTYDLSQLESPLELSQFKDTLLTLLEKHTNRLVLTQLNVALARLAMQLVQWRDPVREIIQHLNSTPGTLLIFLTVLPEETLGIGSLPITEDEYNSRVHELIEDISEDVLKFLVVCVPNISTTGNPYGNAAQEVRLEQVLRCLTSWALEFPLEQFLAVDPLITLVFDSLLNGATEEAGADTFDAAVECLCVILRESRDTDNENLVLALFQQLMSLQMKLVPNLSQLDKLTIEDAIDLEILEGLTRLFVEAGEAWIMFICRNPPVFKDLVSVLLMLTCKNPDLDIVSYTFPFWFSMKQNLVLARYAESKQFFRPTFVDLINGIISHLQYPDHAFSSKESEDKFKEFRYHMGDVLKDCTAVVGTVDALSQPLGRINQSIQAGNIESQWQSIEAPLFSLRTMAQEVSLTENKILPEIFQLVCNLPEHPKIRYATTLVLGRYTEWTAKHPEHLEMQLNYIFNGFEQVKASSTRDSKQTLDIITASSHALMYFCSDCAALLSGFMDQLVDFYFNVQDILSLDIESQFELCQGLSAVINNQPIDTVALPFTKIMDDNLQKIQTLITQWKFSPSGYNKLIADRIDLMYALLEELKPRFDYPQEGSDPIIPCIAQIWTALKTILIDDNAISDAVIVERSCKFLRRLFEKFHVFCEPLLPSVAEFLVQGYALTGFGSFLWCSGSIIVVFGDEESFPIPPAMRNAVWAFAVSQCETFVINFNKMDTAQLNNYYEIVMDFFSMVSDLIMFYPKEFISATELLGNVVTVAIATVNKLENYDAYLYVLRCLDDIISWGFKTPPISTMAIEVVPDEWRQQIVNEVILKRGVPLVVALFGGLVTVFKESSQSDAIGCIVKCFRLATEANGNDASICSEYISQVTEQLGGVTEQEKNNLNKSVIEGLSGRDYRKVRESLRTFIEWYLRKNISSRME, from the coding sequence ATGTTTTCCGTCGATACTGCGCTGAATTTCGTGTCCTCCAACGCGGCAAGGGACGAAAAGGACAAAGCGCTGCAGTTTTTGGAACAATTCCAAAGGTCGAAGGACGCATGGGGTCAGTGCTACGGATTGTTGGAAAACCCAGCAGAAAATGCACAACTGCAAGTGTTCGCTGCCCAGACGGTGCGGAACAAAGTCACTTACGATCTCAGCCAGTTGGAGTCGCCACTAGAGTTGTCGCAGTTCAAGGACACGCTGCTGACTCTGCTGGAGAAACATACAAACAGACTCGTGCTCACACAGTTGAACGTTGCACTGGCTAGGTTGGCCATGCAGCTCGTACAATGGAGGGACCCCGTCAGAGAGATTATTCAACATTTGAACAGCACCCCGGGGACTTTGctcatcttcttgaccGTCTTGCCCGAGGAGACGCTGGGCATCGGGTCATTGCCCATCACAGAGGACGAGTATAACTCAAGGGTGCACGAACTGATAGAGGACATATCCGAGgacgttttgaaattcCTAGTGGTTTGCGTCCCCAACATATCCACAACGGGAAACCCCTATGGGAACGCAGCTCAGGAGGTCAGACTCGAACAAGTGTTGAGATGTCTCACGTCCTGGGCACTCGAATTCCCattggaacagttcttgGCGGTGGATCCGCTGATCACGTTAGTGTTCGATTCATTGCTAAACGGGGCCACGGAGGAGGCAGGAGCAGACACCTTCGACGCAGCTGTGGAGTGTCTGTGTGTCATACTACGTGAAAGCAGGGACACAGATAACGAAAACCTCGTGTTAGCACTGTTCCAACAGTTAATGTCGCTACAGATGAAACTGGTCCCCAATCTGTCGCAGCTAGATAAATTGACCATCGAGGACGCAATTGACTTGGAGATCCTAGAAGGTCTGACACGTCTGTTCGTAGAAGCCGGGGAGGCCTGGATTATGTTCATATGTCGCAACCCGCCAGTCTTCAAAGACCTCGTCTCAGTCCTTTTGATGCTCACATGCAAAAACCCAGATCTAGACATCGTTTCGTACACGTTCCCCTTCTGGTTTAGTatgaaacaaaatttaGTCCTCGCACGATATGCGGAGTCCAAACAGTTCTTCAGGCCCACTTTCGTCGATTTGATAAACGGGATCATCTCCCACTTACAATACCCTGACCACGCGTTCTCGTCCAAGGAAAGCGAGGATAAATTCAAGGAGTTCAGGTACCATATGGGTGACGTGCTCAAAGACTGTACTGCTGTCGTAGGAACCGTGGATGCCCTGAGCCAACCGCTTGGTAGGATTAACCAATCGATCCAGGCGGGCAACATCGAATCCCAATGGCAGAGTATCGAGGCACCATTGTTCTCCCTGCGGACGATGGCACAGGAGGTATCCCTCACAGagaacaaaattttgcCAGAGATCTTCCAGTTGGTCTGTAATTTGCCAGAACATCCTAAAATCAGGTATGCAACCACTTTGGTCCTTGGAAGATACACAGAATGGACCGCCAAACATCCCGAGCATTTAGAGATGCAGCTGAACTATATCTTCAACGGATTCGAACAAGTCAAGGCGAGCAGCACGCGAGACTCTAAGCAAACTTTGGACATTATAACAGCATCTTCGCACGCTTTGATGTACTTTTGTTCAGATTGTGCTGCACTGCTGAGTGGGTTTATGGATCAACTGGTAGATTTTTACTTTAACGTCCAAGACATCCTCTCGTTGGATATTGAGTCTCAGTTCGAGCTATGTCAAGGGTTAAGTGCTGTGATTAACAATCAGCCAATTGATACCGTTGCTCTACCCTTTACCAAAATAATGGACGATAACTTACAGAAAATACAAACCCTTATAACACAGTGGAAGTTTTCACCAAGCGGCTACAATAAATTAATTGCAGATCGCATCGATTTGATGTATGCCCTGTTGGAAGAGTTGAAACCAAGGTTTGATTACCCACAAGAGGGGAGCGACCCGATCATCCCCTGCATCGCTCAAATATGGACCGCGTTGAAAACGATCCTCATCGATGATAACGCCATCTCAGACGCAGTGATAGTGGAGAGATCTTGTAAATTTTTAAGAAGGTTATTCGAAAAGTTTCACGTCTTTTGTGAACCACTGCTACCTTCCGTGGCTGAATTTTTGGTGCAAGGGTACGCTTTGACAGGGTTCGGCTCGTTTTTGTGGTGTTCCGGTTCTATCATCGTGGTATTTGGTGACGAGGAGTCCTTCCCTATTCCTCCAGCGATGAGAAATGCTGTTTGGGCTTTTGCCGTATCGCAATGTGAAACTTTCGTTATCAACTTCAATAAGATGGATACCGCTCAACTGAACAACTACTACGAGATCGTTATGGACTTTTTCTCTATGGTTTCTGATTTGATCATGTTTTATCCGAAGGAATTTATCTCAGCAACAGAGCTGCTGGGTAACGTGGTGACTGTTGCCATTGCAACGGTGAATAAACTAGAAAACTACGACGCCTACCTGTACGTCCTGCGTTGTTTAGATGATATCATATCCTGGGGGTTCAAGACCCCTCCCATTTCCACCATGGCTATCGAAGTTGTTCCTGATGAATGGAGACAGCAGATCGTCAATGAGGTCATATTGAAGAGGGGTGTGCCGCTTGTTGTTGCCCTGTTTGGTGGGTTGGTCACTGTGTTCAAGGAAAGTTCACAATCTGATGCCATTGGATGCATTGTGAAATGTTTCAGATTGGCCACCGAAGCCAACGGTAACGACGCATCAATCTGCAGTGAATATATCAGCCAAGTGACAGAACAGCTAGGTGGAGTGACGgaacaggaaaaaaataatttgAATAAATCTGTCATCGAGGGGTTAAGTGGTAGGGATTATAGGAAGGTCAGGGAAAGTCTCCGTACATTCATTGAATGGTATTTAAGGAAAAACATAAGTTCACGGATGGAGTAA
- the PNS1 gene encoding Pns1p (similar to Saccharomyces cerevisiae PNS1 (YOR161C); ancestral locus Anc_5.502), with protein sequence MSDEKYDRPPVPSPDAQMNGGVDDNKLNKPETCDSSASTKYPPTQDQPSQNGPQPEGNNGYQFNQDPYYNVNSKTGGAPVESYADAFPIEEKARWNDWPFTIFFILTCCAFIVIASITLRAWSHTYGQTGSGIYTESDTGTLNTNSAILLAFVCVLGLCLAMLGLTLCRLYPRVFIVCGIILNIISGLATSIMYFSLHYWSAAIVFLVFTLFAAYCYWGMRHRIPLAVAILKTVIDGMKACPQTFAISVMGTIVGGAFAALFSMVIVATYIKYDDTGNNPGCDVSGGNCSHAKLIGILVLVFFCGYYISEVIRNVIHMTVSGVFGSWYYMFKSDQGMPKWPAFGSFKRAMTTSFGSICFGSLIVSLIETFRQVLNLIKQGLATNGNLGNAVRIVFMIIDWIIGFLQWMAQYFNHYAYSFIALYGKPYLRAAKETWYMIREKGLDALINDNLINTALAFYTVFCSYIVSLLAFLYLRYTKPDYNSNGSYNGALIAFAFVITLQISNIANEVIRSGTATFFIALGNDPEVFQHSYPERFDEIFRAYPQVLNKLNHQNV encoded by the coding sequence ATGTCGGACGAAAAGTACGACAGACCTCCTGTACCATCTCCAGATGCACAGATGAATGGTGGAGTAGACGACAACAAACTAAACAAGCCAGAAACTTGTGACAGCTCTGCATCAACAAAATATCCGCCCACGCAGGACCAACCTTCTCAGAACGGGCCTCAACCGGAAGGCAACAATGGGTATCAGTTCAACCAAGACCCTTACTATAATGTGAACTCCAAAACTGGAGGGGCACCTGTAGAGTCCTATGCAGATGCGTTCCCTATTGAGGAAAAGGCGAGGTGGAACGATTGGCCGTTCACTATCTTTTTTATACTGACATGCTGTGCATTTATTGTAATTGCAAGTATAACACTGAGAGCGTGGTCCCATACGTACGGCCAAACTGGTTCTGGAATTTACACCGAAAGTGATACAGGAACATTGAACACTAATTCGGCAATCTTGTTGGCTTTCGTTTGTGTTCTAGGGCTGTGCTTAGCTATGTTGGGGCTCACGTTGTGTAGGTTGTACCCACGAGTTTTCATCGTATGCGGGATCATACTCAACATTATTTCCGGGTTGGCTACATCTATCATGTACTTCTCTTTGCACTACTGGTCTGCTGCCATTGTGTTTTTGGTTTTCACGCTATTTGCAGCCTACTGCTACTGGGGAATGAGACACAGGATTCCACTGGCAGTTGCCATCTTAAAGACGGTCATAGACGGTATGAAGGCCTGTCCACAGACTTTTGCGATCTCTGTAATGGGGACAATCGTCGGTGGTGCATTTGCTGCTCTGTTTTCAATGGTCATCGTGGCAACATACATCAAGTATGATGATACAGGGAACAACCCTGGCTGTGACGTCTCTGGTGGTAATTGCTCCCACGCCAAACTTATCGGTATCCTAGTGCTCGTCTTTTTCTGCGGGTACTACATATCCGAGGTCATTAGAAATGTGATCCACATGACTGTTTCAGGTGTGTTTGGTTCGTGGTACTACATGTTCAAATCTGACCAAGGTATGCCCAAATGGCCCGCGTTTGGATCCTTCAAGAGGGCGATGACTACTTCATTCGGGTCCATCTGCTTTGGCTCGCTAATTGTATCGTTGATTGAAACTTTTAGACAGGTTCTCAATTTGATCAAACAGGGGTTGGCTACCAATGGGAATCTGGGGAATGCCGTGCGGATTGTGTTCATGATTATCGACTGGATAATTGGGTTTTTACAATGGATGGCACAATATTTCAACCACTATGCGTACTCGTTCATTGCACTATACGGGAAACCGTACTTGAGAGCGGCAAAGGAAACCTGGTACATGATTAGAGAAAAGGGGCTAGACGCTTTGATCAACGATAACTTGATCAATACAGCTCTAGCCTTCTACACCGTCTTCTGCAGTTACATTGTATCTTTACTCGCCTTTTTGTACCTACGGTACACCAAGCCAGATTATAATAGCAACGGTAGTTACAACGGAGCGTTGATCGCTTTTGCGTTTGTTATCACATTGCAGATTTCCAATATTGCAAATGAAGTCATCAGGTCAGGAACGGCAACATTTTTCATTGCCCTTGGTAACGACCCAGAAGTGTTCCAACATTCCTATCCAGAAAGATTTGATGAAATTTTCAGAGCCTATCCTCAGgtcttgaacaaattgaatCACCAAAACGTTTAA
- the ISN1 gene encoding IMP 5'-nucleotidase (similar to Saccharomyces cerevisiae ISN1 (YOR155C); ancestral locus Anc_5.501): MSSRYRVEYHLKSHRKDEFIDWIKGLLATPFVLHAVSHDEEDTEDLTTTQRVKSQYAEILKDVEQLILNKIEFDSRNQSNDEEYLNESSLGRSRLNLLVPSIGTFFTPLPLEKAFLWEDSVKAISARRMIAPSFNDVRRLLNTAQIFHFQKQKKLGPTGKPLKMVTFDGDVTLYEDGGSLVGENPVIPYIIKLLACDICVGIVTAAGYDEAGTYEKRLHGLVESVYESKVLTTEQKHRLTIMGGESNYLFRYYETSSELCQDTQLSSTDEDQENMVSEGEGRREGKVFGFKPVDRSEWVLKQMIEWDEADIKATLDFAEKTLNTLKRRLMLPKEAPIMRKKWAVGIVPGKKTDPSTGREYNVRLSREQLEEIVLTLQSTLENFPPARRIQFSCFDGGNDVWCDIGGKNLGIRALQRYYCPGSAIDPAQTLHVGDQFAPMGSANDFKARLAGCTMWIASPEETVDVLNRLTRD, from the coding sequence ATGTCCTCCCGTTACAGAGTTGAATACCACCTGAAGAGTCATCGCAAAGATGAGTTCATTGACTGGATCAAGGGATTGTTGGCGACACCTTTCGTTTTGCATGCAGTATCCCacgatgaggaggataCGGAAGATTTGACCACCACACAGAGGGTTAAATCCCAGTACGCTGAAATTCTGAAGGATGTGGAGCAATTGATTCTCAACAAGATCGAATTTGACTCCAGAAACCAATCCAACGATGAGgagtacttgaacgagTCGTCTCTTGGTAGGTCAAGACTGAACTTGCTGGTACCTTCGATTGGTACATTTTTCACTCCGCTACCCCTGGAGAAGGCTTTCCTATGGGAAGATTCTGTGAAGGCGATTTCAGCCAGACGGATGATCGCCCCCAGTTTCAACGACGTTAGAAGACTGTTGAACACAGCGCAGATCTTCCACTTccagaaacaaaagaaactgggGCCTACCGGTAAACCACTTAAGATGGTGACCTTTGACGGGGACGTGACTTTATACGAGGATGGTGGATCCCTGGTTGGGGAAAATCCGGTGATTCCATACATTATCAAGTTGCTAGCTTGTGACATCTGCGTCGGCATCGTAACAGCAGCTGGTTACGACGAGGCTGGTACCTACGAGAAGAGACTACACGGCCTTGTGGAGAGTGTCTATGAAAGTAAAGTGCTGACCACAGAACAGAAACACCGTTTGACCATCATGGGTGGTGAGTCCAACTATTTGTTCCGTTACTACGAAACATCTAGTGAGTTATGCCAGGACACTCAATTGTCATCCACCGACgaagatcaagaaaatatgGTCTCAGAGGGCGAGGgcagaagagaaggaaaagtgTTTGGGTTCAAACCTGTTGACAGAAGCGAGTGGGTTTTGAAGCAAATGATCGAGTGGGACGAAGCTGATATCAAAGCTACACTGGACTTCGCAGAAAAAACGCTAAATACATTGAAGAGACGGTTGATGCTGCCAAAGGAGGCTCCAATTATGAGAAAGAAATGGGCCGTCGGTATTGTGCCtgggaaaaaaacagaCCCCTCGACCGGAAGAGAGTACAATGTCAGACTCTCGAGAGAGCAGCTAGAAGAAATTGTGCTTACTTTGCAAAGTACTCTTGAGAATTTCCCTCCAGCAAGAAGAATTCAGTTCAGTTGTTTCGATGGTGGTAACGATGTCTGGTGTGACATCGGTGGTAAGAACCTGGGTATTCGTGCTCTGCAAAGGTACTACTGTCCAGGGAGCGCGATCGATCCTGCTCAGACACTCCATGTTGGTGACCAGTTCGCGCCCATGGGCTCGGCAAACGATTTCAAGGCAAGATTGGCAGGATGTACTATGTGGATTGCGTCCCCAGAGGAGACTGTCGATGTGTTGAATAGATTAACGAGGGATTGA